In a single window of the Cuculus canorus isolate bCucCan1 chromosome 25, bCucCan1.pri, whole genome shotgun sequence genome:
- the LOC128854586 gene encoding olfactory receptor 6F1-like codes for MFSLSQVDPFFTWRMVQEEMSPGSFPLAEPMDLDIWEDMENGTSVEEFIFLGFPGTWHKRVCLAVLFALIYSLTIMGNTFIIALVWTTRKLQTPMYFFLCNLSFLEIWYTTSVVPKAIGVLLGTSQTISFRVCILQLFFLFSLGSTECFLLSVMAYDRYLAVCCPLRYSSLMSRGLSARLVLGSWLGGFLAISLLAFLTSRLTFCGPDVINHFLCDIDSCLALSCSDTRLLELASFLVSIVVVVASCVGTLVSYTFIISSILRIQSAHGRKKAFSTCSAHLGVVTIWYGSTVFLYVKPSAQNSLEQNKLVNTFNTVITPLLNPFIYTLRNREVKEALGRAFQRK; via the exons ATGTTTTCCCTCAGCCAAGTGGACCCTTTCTTCACCTGGAGGATGGTGCAGGAAGAGATGTCACCTGGATCATTTCCTTTGGCTGAGCCG ATGGACCTGGACATATGGGAGGACATGGAAAATGGGACGAGTGTGGAAGAGTTCATCTTTCTTGGCTTCCCAGGCACGTGGCATAAGCGGGTCTGCCTTGCGGTGCTATTTGCCCTGATCTACTCCCTGACAATAATGGGCAACACATTCATCATAGCCCTCGTGTGGACAACCAGGAAACTCCAGACCCCAATgtactttttcctctgcaatcTCTCCTTTCTGGAGATCTGGTACACTACAAGTGTTGTTCCCAAAGCCATAGGAGTTCTGCTGGGAACAAGCCAGACCATCTCCTTCCGTGTCTGCATCCTCcagttattctttcttttctccctgggCTCCACTGAGTGTTTTCTCCTGTCTGTCATGGCCTATGACCGCTACTTAGCCGTGTGCTGCCCCCTGAGGTACAGCTCCCTCATGAGCAGGGGCCTCTCTGCTCGCCTGGTGCTCGGCTCCTGGCTGGGAGGCTTTCTGGCCATCTCCCTgctggccttcctgacctccaGGCTGACGTTCTGTGGGCCGGATGTCATCAATCATTTTCTCTGTGATATCGATTCCTGCCTCGCCCTCTCTTGCAGTGACACGCGGCTCCTGGAGCTGGCAAGCTTCCTAGTCTCCATCGTTGTTGTGGTGGCCTCCTGTGTGGGCACCCTGGTCTCCTATACGTTCATCATCTCTTCCATCCTGAGAATCCAGTCAGCCCATGGCCGCAAAAAGGCCTTTTCCACTTGCTCTGCCCATCTCGGTGTCGTCACGATCTGGTACGGCTCCACCGTCTTCCTGTATGTCAAGCCATCGGCCCAGAACTCCCTGGAGCAGAACAAACTCGTCAATACCTTCAACACAGTTATAACTCCTCTGTTGAACCCCTTCATTTACACACTCAGGAACAGAGAAGTGAAGGAAGCTTTGGGGCGCGCTTTCCAGAGAAAGTGA
- the LOC128854577 gene encoding feather keratin Cos1-1/Cos1-3/Cos2-1-like, protein MSCSDQCCPCGPCQPCGPCPLASSCNECCCRRCQDSVVVIEPSPVVVTLPGPILSSFPQNTAVGNSTSAAIGNILSSNGVSINTGCCDLSCITSCYCGNRCRPC, encoded by the coding sequence ATGTCCTGCTCTGACCAGTGCTGTCCCTGTggcccctgccagccctgcggcccgtgcccgctggccagcagctgcaatgagtgCTGCTGCAGGCGGTGCCAGGACTCCGTTGTGGTCATCGAGCCCTCTcccgtggtggtgaccctgcccggacccatcctcagctccttccctcagaacaCCGCCGTGGGAAACTCCACCTCCGCTGCTATTGGCAACATCCTCAGCTCCAACGGAGTGTCCATCAACACTGGCTGCTGTGACCTGTCCTGCATCACCAGCTGCTACTGTGGCAACAGATGTCGGCCCTGCTAA
- the LOC128854574 gene encoding feather keratin Cos1-1/Cos1-3/Cos2-1-like, whose protein sequence is MSCSDKCCPCGPCQPCGPCPLASSCNECCCRQCQDSVVVIEPSPVVVTLPGPILSSFPQNTAVGNSTSAAVGNILSCNGVPINTGCCDLSCITSCCGNRCRPC, encoded by the coding sequence ATGTCCTGCTCCGATAAGTGCTGTCCCTGTggcccctgccagccctgcggcccgtgcccgctggccagcagctgcaatgagtgctgttgcaggcagtgccaggactccgTTGTGGTCATCGAGCCCTCTcccgtggtggtgaccctgcccggacccatcctcagctccttccctcagaacaCCGCTGTGGGAAACTCCACCTCCGCTGCTGTTGGCAACATCCTCAGTTGTAACGGAGTGCCCATCAACACTGGCTGCTGTGACCTCTCCTGCATCACCAGCTGCTGTGGCAACAGATGCCGACCTTGCTAA
- the LOC128854576 gene encoding feather keratin Cos1-1/Cos1-3/Cos2-1-like codes for MSCSDQCCPCGPCQPCGPCPLASSCNECCCRRCQDSVVVIEPSPVVVTLPGPILSSFPQNTAVGNSTSAAIGNILSSNGVSINTGCCDLSCITSCYCGNRCRPC; via the coding sequence ATGTCCTGCTCTGACCAGTGCTGTCCCTGTggcccctgccagccctgcggcccgtgcccgctggccagcagctgcaatgagtgCTGCTGCAGGCGGTGCCAGGACTCCGTTGTGGTCATCGAGCCCTCTcccgtggtggtgaccctgcccggacccatcctcagctccttccctcagaacaCCGCTGTGGGAAACTCCACCTCCGCTGCTATTGGCAACATCCTCAGCTCCAACGGAGTGTCCATCAACACTGGCTGCTGTGACCTGTCCTGCATCACCAGCTGCTACTGTGGCAACAGATGTCGGCCCTGCTAA
- the LOC128854578 gene encoding feather keratin Cos1-1/Cos1-3/Cos2-1-like has product MSCSDKCCPCGPCQPCGPCPLASSCNECCCRRCQDSVVVIEPSPVVVTLPGPILSSFPQNTAVGNSTSAAVGNILSCNGVPINTGCCDLSCIISCCGNRCRPC; this is encoded by the coding sequence ATGTCCTGCTCCGATAAGTGCTGTCCCTGTggcccctgccagccctgcggcccgtgcccgctggccagcagctgcaatgagtgCTGTTGCAGGCGGTGCCAGGACTCCGTTGTGGTCATCGAGCCCTCTcccgtggtggtgaccctgcccggacccatcctcagctccttccctcagaacaCCGCCGTGGGAAACTCCACCTCCGCTGCTGTTGGCAACATCCTCAGCTGTAACGGAGTGCCCATCAACACTGGCTGCTGTGACCTGTCCTGCATCATCAGCTGCTGTGGCAACAGATGCCGACCCTGCTAA
- the LOC128854566 gene encoding feather keratin Cos1-1/Cos1-3/Cos2-1-like — MSCSDQCCPCGPCQPCGPCPLASSCNECCCRRCQDSVVVIEPSPVVVTLPGPILSSFPQNTAVGNSTSAAVGNILSSNGVSINTGCCDLSCITSCYCGNRCRPC; from the coding sequence ATGTCCTGCTCTGACCAGTGCTGTCCCTGTggcccctgccagccctgcggcccgtgcccgctggccagcagctgcaatgagtgCTGCTGCAGGCGGTGCCAGGACTCCGTTGTGGTCATCGAGCCCTCTcccgtggtggtgaccctgcccggacccatcctcagctccttccctcagaacaCCGCTGTGGGAAACTCCACCTCCGCTGCTGTTGGCAACATCCTCAGCTCCAACGGAGTGTCCATCAACACTGGCTGCTGTGACCTGTCCTGCATCACCAGCTGCTACTGTGGCAACAGATGTCGGCCCTGCTAA
- the LOC128854567 gene encoding feather keratin Cos1-1/Cos1-3/Cos2-1-like, with the protein MSCSDKCCPCGPCQPCGPCPLASSCNECCCRQCQDSVVVIEPSPVVVTLPGPILSSFPQNTAVGNSTSAAVGNILSCNGVPINTGCCDLSCIISCCGNRCRPC; encoded by the coding sequence ATGTCCTGCTCCGATAAGTGCTGTCCCTGTggcccctgccagccctgcggcccgtgcccgctggccagcagctgcaatgagtgctgttgcaggcagtgccaggactccgTTGTGGTCATCGAGCCCTCTcccgtggtggtgaccctgcccggacccatcctcagctccttccctcagaacaCCGCTGTGGGAAACTCCACCTCCGCTGCTGTTGGCAACATCCTCAGCTGTAACGGAGTGCCCATCAACACTGGCTGCTGTGACCTGTCCTGCATCATCAGCTGCTGTGGCAACAGATGCCGACCCTGCTAG